The Sphaerospermopsis torques-reginae ITEP-024 genome has a window encoding:
- a CDS encoding aldose epimerase → MLTITEQQQQYKTYILADTTAGSNLEVVPERGGIITRWRLKGQEILYLDTERFANPELSIRGGVPILFPICGNLPDNTYTYNGKQYTLKQHGFGRDLPWEVTNQVTEGKVSLSVVLNSNEVTRAVYPFDFQLTFTYTLQSNSLIIEQVYQNLSSVQMPFSAGFHPYFLCGDKSQLEFEIPSGQYLDQKTKEMHPFNGNFDFARDEIDFAFGHLRSQSAAVTDHSRKLKLTLDYDDIYAMLVFWTLKGKDFYCLEPWTAGRNSLNTGENLTVLEPGASKTSSVKLTADFF, encoded by the coding sequence ATGTTGACTATTACTGAACAACAACAACAATACAAAACCTACATCCTCGCGGATACTACTGCTGGTTCTAATTTGGAAGTAGTACCAGAAAGAGGGGGTATTATTACCCGTTGGCGGTTGAAAGGTCAGGAAATTCTCTATTTAGATACGGAAAGGTTCGCTAACCCAGAGTTAAGTATTCGCGGTGGTGTACCTATTTTGTTTCCTATCTGTGGGAATTTGCCTGATAATACTTACACCTACAACGGTAAACAATATACTCTTAAACAGCATGGCTTTGGGCGAGATTTACCTTGGGAAGTGACAAACCAAGTTACTGAAGGCAAGGTGAGTTTAAGCGTAGTTCTCAATAGTAATGAGGTAACACGCGCTGTTTATCCTTTTGATTTTCAGCTAACTTTTACCTATACGCTACAGAGTAACTCTTTGATCATTGAGCAGGTTTATCAAAATCTGTCTAGTGTGCAGATGCCGTTTTCGGCTGGGTTTCATCCCTATTTTCTGTGTGGTGATAAGTCGCAGTTAGAGTTTGAAATTCCCTCTGGACAGTATCTAGACCAGAAAACTAAGGAAATGCACCCGTTTAACGGTAATTTCGATTTTGCACGGGATGAGATAGATTTTGCTTTTGGTCATTTGCGGAGTCAGTCTGCTGCGGTGACAGATCATAGCCGCAAGTTGAAGTTGACTCTTGACTATGATGATATCTATGCTATGCTGGTTTTCTGGACGTTGAAGGGCAAGGATTTTTATTGTCTTGAACCTTGGACGGCTGGACGCAACTCGCTCAATACTGGTGAAAATCTAACTGTGTTAGAGCCAGGAGCAAGCAAAACTTCCTCTGTGAAATTAACTGCGGATTTTTTCTAA
- a CDS encoding type II toxin-antitoxin system HicB family antitoxin produces the protein MNKFVYPASLTEDEDGGFVVTFPDLPEAITQGDTIEQALNEAADCLEEAIALRIDDQLDIPQPSLSNTGEYLVPVPIQTALKAALYLAMREHKMTQLQLASILNIGEQEVKDMLDPHYDTKLSIIEKTLTALGKRIELQITAS, from the coding sequence ATGAACAAATTTGTATATCCAGCATCATTAACTGAAGACGAAGATGGCGGTTTTGTCGTTACATTCCCAGATTTACCAGAAGCAATTACTCAAGGAGATACAATAGAACAAGCATTAAATGAAGCTGCTGATTGTTTAGAAGAAGCGATCGCTTTACGCATTGATGATCAATTAGATATTCCCCAACCATCATTATCTAACACTGGAGAGTATTTAGTACCTGTTCCTATTCAAACAGCATTGAAAGCAGCATTATATTTAGCAATGCGCGAACATAAAATGACTCAATTACAACTTGCTTCTATTCTGAATATTGGTGAACAAGAAGTAAAAGATATGCTTGATCCTCACTATGATACCAAACTATCTATTATCGAAAAAACTTTAACAGCATTAGGAAAAAGAATAGAGTTACAAATTACAGCATCATAG
- a CDS encoding DUF3370 domain-containing protein, with protein MLSALLGLTLAQATPTAPPPEEVVIPQEVRALPGRLDTVPVFNSNSPELVLKEGILLSTFPSEDKKVPTAHLNFPFQGRFDVFSHHIARAEPPEDLRSLYHGIILHNPGNTPVTVNILQGASYLSQPDAPFLPLDSFIPNDAGNVFSGPGSRVMSDILRGRRQNIFPAQIVLPPGESQMLLNLPIPVRELTPPLNGRSTYMRLRSNGTVYAASLAMFAKTNADGSERAPTLAEWEDLLNNGDLSTPRDKTPTPIEGTGKPAIYGRVAGVSRGSQWRSLLTDNSNSRYLTIPEPGQAFSYPLSTLHGGTFGTGQIQTAPMLVRYPDTAYFAHGNYGVQYSLKLPLLNNSQSAKNVTVSLQTPIKEEQLTKSGLRFFTTPARQVFFRGTVRVRYRDEQGKPATRFVHLVQKRGEPGQPLVSLKMKPGDNSWVEVDFLYPPDASPPQVLTVATQE; from the coding sequence ATGTTGTCAGCATTACTCGGTTTGACTCTCGCTCAAGCAACTCCAACCGCACCACCACCGGAAGAAGTGGTAATACCTCAAGAGGTGCGAGCTTTACCTGGAAGGTTGGATACTGTTCCAGTATTTAATAGTAATAGTCCAGAATTGGTATTAAAGGAAGGTATTTTACTTTCTACTTTTCCTTCAGAGGATAAAAAAGTACCCACTGCACATTTAAACTTTCCTTTTCAGGGGCGGTTTGATGTTTTTTCCCATCATATTGCTAGAGCAGAACCACCAGAAGATTTACGTTCTCTTTACCACGGGATAATTTTGCATAACCCTGGTAATACACCGGTAACTGTGAATATTTTGCAAGGTGCAAGTTATTTAAGTCAACCAGATGCACCTTTTTTACCATTAGATTCTTTTATTCCTAATGATGCGGGAAATGTGTTTTCTGGACCAGGTAGTAGGGTGATGTCTGATATTTTGAGAGGGAGAAGACAAAATATTTTCCCAGCGCAAATAGTCCTTCCTCCTGGGGAAAGTCAGATGTTATTAAATTTACCTATTCCCGTGCGAGAATTGACACCACCTTTAAATGGTCGTTCTACTTATATGCGTTTGCGGAGTAATGGGACGGTGTATGCTGCTAGTTTAGCGATGTTTGCAAAAACTAATGCTGATGGTAGTGAACGAGCGCCAACTTTAGCAGAATGGGAAGATTTATTAAATAATGGTGATTTATCAACACCGAGAGATAAAACCCCGACTCCCATAGAGGGAACTGGTAAACCTGCTATTTATGGAAGGGTTGCAGGTGTGTCCCGTGGGTCACAATGGCGATCGCTTTTAACAGATAATTCTAACAGCAGGTATTTAACTATTCCTGAACCCGGTCAAGCTTTTTCCTATCCTTTAAGTACACTGCACGGAGGAACTTTTGGCACAGGTCAAATTCAAACAGCACCGATGTTAGTGCGTTATCCTGATACAGCTTATTTTGCACATGGTAATTATGGTGTTCAATATAGTTTAAAATTGCCTTTATTGAATAATTCTCAAAGTGCAAAAAATGTCACTGTATCTCTGCAAACTCCCATCAAAGAGGAGCAGTTAACAAAGTCTGGTTTAAGGTTTTTTACCACACCTGCGCGTCAGGTTTTCTTTAGGGGTACTGTGCGGGTACGTTATCGGGATGAACAAGGTAAACCGGCGACTAGGTTTGTACATTTGGTGCAAAAAAGAGGTGAACCTGGTCAACCTTTAGTTTCTTTAAAGATGAAACCGGGGGATAATTCTTGGGTAGAAGTTGATTTTCTTTATCCTCCTGATGCTTCTCCTCCGCAGGTTTTGACTGTTGCGACGCAGGAGTAA
- a CDS encoding type II toxin-antitoxin system VapC family toxin gives MTIVLDTCALIWWSLDPDQLSLPAKLACEKMEVEKNGLVASISLWEIAIKIKNQKLDLGVPLTTYLDIWKPYKNLM, from the coding sequence GTGACTATTGTTTTAGATACTTGCGCTTTAATCTGGTGGAGTCTTGATCCAGATCAACTTTCTTTACCAGCTAAATTAGCTTGTGAAAAAATGGAAGTAGAAAAAAATGGTTTAGTCGCTTCTATTTCGCTGTGGGAAATTGCTATTAAAATTAAAAACCAAAAGTTAGATTTAGGAGTACCCTTAACCACTTATTTGGATATTTGGAAACCTTACAAAAATCTGATGTAA
- the pdhA gene encoding pyruvate dehydrogenase (acetyl-transferring) E1 component subunit alpha, whose translation MVQERTLPKFDTSTVQITKAEGLELYEDMTLGRFFEDKCAEMYYRGKMFGFVHLYNGQEAVSSGIIRGAMRPGEDFVSSTYRDHVHALSAGVPAREVMAELFGKATGCSKGRGGSMHMFSAEHRLLGGYAFVAEGIPVASGAAFQSKYRREVLGDKTADQVTACFFGDGAANNGQFFETLNMAALWKLPIIFVVENNKWAIGMAHERATSDPEIYKKASVFNMVGVEVDGMDILAVRQVAQEAVARARAGEGPTLIEALTYRFRGHSLADPDELRSKEEKDFWFSRDPIKKLGAYLLEHNLATEAELKDIEKKIQGVIDDAVKFAEGSPEPDASELYRFIFAEDV comes from the coding sequence ATGGTTCAAGAACGCACGTTACCCAAATTTGATACTTCTACAGTCCAGATTACCAAAGCAGAAGGGCTGGAATTATACGAAGACATGACTTTAGGGCGCTTTTTTGAAGACAAATGCGCCGAAATGTACTACCGGGGAAAAATGTTTGGTTTTGTCCACCTGTACAACGGACAAGAAGCCGTTTCCAGTGGTATTATTCGGGGAGCAATGCGACCTGGTGAAGACTTCGTTTCCAGTACCTACCGTGACCACGTTCACGCTTTGAGTGCGGGAGTACCAGCTAGAGAGGTAATGGCAGAATTATTTGGTAAGGCCACAGGATGCAGCAAAGGGCGCGGTGGTTCCATGCATATGTTTTCTGCTGAACATCGTTTATTAGGTGGTTATGCTTTCGTAGCTGAAGGTATTCCTGTTGCATCTGGGGCAGCTTTTCAAAGTAAATACCGTCGGGAAGTCTTGGGAGACAAAACAGCAGACCAAGTAACAGCTTGTTTCTTTGGTGACGGTGCTGCTAACAATGGTCAATTTTTCGAGACATTAAATATGGCAGCACTTTGGAAACTGCCAATTATTTTTGTGGTAGAAAATAATAAGTGGGCGATCGGCATGGCTCACGAACGGGCGACATCTGACCCAGAAATCTACAAAAAAGCTAGTGTGTTTAACATGGTAGGCGTAGAAGTAGACGGGATGGATATTTTAGCAGTGCGCCAAGTCGCCCAAGAAGCAGTAGCCCGCGCCCGTGCAGGGGAAGGACCAACCCTCATTGAAGCCCTCACCTATCGCTTCCGTGGTCACTCTTTAGCAGATCCCGACGAACTCCGCAGCAAAGAAGAAAAAGATTTTTGGTTCTCTCGTGATCCGATTAAAAAGCTAGGTGCTTATTTGTTAGAACACAACCTAGCCACAGAAGCAGAACTCAAAGACATTGAAAAGAAAATTCAGGGTGTGATTGACGATGCGGTGAAATTCGCTGAAGGCAGTCCCGAACCAGATGCCAGCGAATTATATCGCTTTATCTTTGCAGAAGATGTGTAA
- a CDS encoding type II toxin-antitoxin system HicA family toxin, with protein sequence MKGSEFIRKVKKLAKERNIIAYVDQKRGKGSHVTLYFGDKFTIVRNPKDELKTGTFKAMLNQLGIEENEI encoded by the coding sequence ATGAAAGGTAGTGAATTTATTAGGAAAGTTAAAAAATTAGCTAAGGAGCGTAATATTATAGCTTATGTTGATCAAAAACGTGGTAAAGGAAGTCATGTAACATTATACTTTGGTGATAAATTTACCATAGTTCGTAACCCCAAAGATGAGCTAAAAACAGGAACTTTCAAAGCAATGTTAAATCAACTAGGAATAGAAGAAAATGAAATTTAA
- a CDS encoding PIN domain-containing protein, with protein METLQKSDVITIIPIDENLWLESVALEWSHKDPADRVIVALAKKYHAGLVTGDKIIIGFYESVIW; from the coding sequence TTGGAAACCTTACAAAAATCTGATGTAATTACCATAATTCCTATTGATGAAAATTTATGGTTGGAAAGTGTTGCTTTAGAATGGAGTCATAAAGATCCAGCAGATAGGGTTATTGTTGCTTTAGCTAAAAAATATCATGCAGGTTTAGTGACGGGAGATAAAATAATCATCGGATTTTACGAGTCAGTTATTTGGTAA